The DNA sequence ATCTGTTAAGTCTGTTTGTGTAATTGTGTGAGTTTGGAGATTTAAATGGTTAGTCTGGATCCATCACATTTCCAAAACCCAAAACAGCACCAAGACACTCACTATGGAGGCAGCAGTAGATCAACAACTCCTGTGTCCTGAGTTAAAATGATTGTTtctgtcaatggagtctggacTCACATTCCCTGCTACAGTTTGACATGAAGAATTCAAATTAATTAACGTTTGCATAATGGTACCAGTTCATTCTATAATTCATTCTGTTGTACAGGTTAGTTAGTTTCAACACAATGTTTTATATAACACCATAATCTCTTCATACAGACTGAAACCAGACATCTCATTGGGCAGGATGGTTCATCTTTattgtgattggctgacagagaccccccccccccctcccagaaGACATTCTCCTGAATATTGATGTCATCAGAATCAATaatatttcattcattcatgaccGGATCAGACAGAATCCAGACCGGATCAGGCTGGCTCTGGTGGATCTCACAGTTCTTCTTCAAGATAAAAAACAGTTGGTCACATTATCGAAAACTCCTGAATCTATCCAATCAGCAGAGACTAGaacgatgacatcacagcagcctTCAATGTGAAGACCAGCTGTGAAAACTCCCATCATGCAACAGTACTAAGCAAATTAAAGAGGCTGGACATTGCCGTAGAAAGCCTCCCTGTAGTGCTGTTATTGGTTTGTTGATGCTTTGGGTGACGGGTCTGAGGACCAATGAGAAGTAGGTAGAGTTTGTTTAGACACTAATCTGCAGATGAACACAGGTTTGCTTCATATGACACAGATTTAGGCTCTCAGATCTTTGGTTCTGCAGTCACAGTCGACATATTGAGGCAAGAAAATGTTACAGAGTTGTAAAGAGGTATCtatgctctgattggtcagtttgACAGCAAAAGGGCAAACTGGTCTCAGAACTCCAAATCTCCATCCCCATTTGtaattgtgattgtgatttaaACAGCTTTGGTTTTCTTATTTACATACAACACTTAACATTTGGTTAAGTGTCTGAACATTGCGTGTGACGTTAGATTGCTCGTTCGGCTTTCTGCTGCCGGACAAAAGAGACCGAACAAAGGttgtcaaaaatgttaaaactttAATGCTTTGAGCAACGTTGGCGTACccaaatgttgccaatgtttttgttcagtttagACTGTGCAGGTGATCAGGGCGTCTAGGAAGTTTTAAATGATGGTATCGTAACAACGCTTGACTGAACAGATACAAAAAAGTCTTCAGATGTTGGAGAATAagggtgggacaaaatatccTTACAGCAATATCTTGTTGTCCTGATATGTGCTTATCACGATAATCATATCCCTGTTGCCAAATAtggatattttatttaataaaatattgcGCTCTGAAAATATTTTGGCTTGAATTCATGGCAACAGAAGATATGAGGTGAAACAGACACCAGATTGCAGTGAATGGATACATTCATTCTGCACGTTATAAACAGCATTTTGCTCATCAGATATTGTGAAGTATCATCAATATATCAATTATATAATCACTGTATCGAGATAATATTGTTATCGTGGGCCATGTATCATATGGTATCATAAGAACCCTGAGATTCTCAACCGAATAAGAGAACATGTGAGATGTTGTTTGGTAATACTTGATGGGGGTTGATCTGATATCTGGGGCAGTAAAAAGCAATCACACTGCTTCCTGTGGGCAGAATAAACAACACACCGACTTCAGACTTGAGCTTTGGTCCTGAACTTTAAATCCTCTCACTGTCTCACACAGCtttgaaataaaagacaatcttttttattttctttacaaaaattCAATGACAGTTTCTCCTGAAATGTGAGTCTTATATGAAACATTGATCTTCTGCTCAGCTTTAAAACATGATCACAATAAAATATCAGGTATAAAAAGTGCTAAAATACAAAATTGTCAACAGTTCTCTTCTTTGTTCGTTTTTGTTCCTCATGTTCCTCGAAGTGGAACAGGTCACACACTAATGTCGGACTTTCAATCCAAAGTTTTCAACCTGCTTGAATTATTGAAGTCCTTGGGGAACAGACGTCTTTCTTGGCAGTGGTTTTGATCAGGAAGGTTGAAACTAAAGGAAATATTTAGAGGCAACCAAACATCTGCcttttgtttgacatgttttgtaGTATTCAGTGATAAGTATTGTATGCTTCAAGACAAGTGAAGTTtcagttaaaggtttaaaaccAGTTCTGTCTGTTTGGGAATGATTGAGTACTAAAGCTCAATTAAATACACTCAGGTACTTTCATCACGGTGAAACACTCCATGTGTTGGTGTCACAGTTTAAGAAAACCATTGTCCTTTTGAGAGTTCTTCAGTGAGATGAAAGTATTCTAGATATCTTCCTTAAAGTTTCCAGGTTTACCAAAGACCGCTTTCCCCTTGAGAATCTCAGGAGTTTGCATTAAACCTCAAATATTTTCTGATTAAGTTGTGAAAAGAGCACCAAATAAACACGGTATCTCAAAGACACCCGAAGATTTccccaaaatgttgttttctgagGAGATTCCAGAAGATTCCTCACAGATTATGGAGGGTGCCACACTGAAACTTTTGAAGAACATGTTGATAAATTAGAATATGAATCCCTTCAGAAGGTCCTGATGTCCCTCAGGAAGATATTCCCACATTGCTTGAGCATACCGACCCGTCTTTTCGGAATATCTGTGTGGTTATCCCTGCTTTCCACAACATCCATTATAATATCCTCAACAAATCCTCAATGATGTTTGGTTAAAATCCTGAATATTCCTGATGGAGTATGAAGAGATATCCACGATCCTGAAAGTTCACTCAGGCACGTTCATTTAAGACAGAAATCCTTTTGCACCTGCTGAAATGTCCCCAAGGTTTGGCAATCGTAGTCGAGCATGAGTTCCGGCCAACAGCTGATCCAGTTCAGTTTGACACAAGTTCAcgattaaaacaaataatcatCCACTCCGTTTCATATTTCCAGGAGAATCGAGCAGAAATCTGAGCTTAGTCCTGAACCTGCCCAGAGATCTGTTTCTGCATGGTTCAGTGAGTTTGCACTGTAGTGTAGGTACATCCTGATCCGCTTTAGATAACCAGCTGATCCAGGTTTCACTGTCAGGTGGACAAAGCTATGAACCAATCTCAGATGTGATTTAATGCAGTGGGTGGTGCGTAGTGATGAGCAAAGCGGAGGCCTTTTCAGCAACTCACATCCAATGAGAGCATCTGTTGAGCTACATCAGCACAAGAAATCCCCTCCTACATCCTCGCTGTGCTAAATCTCATTCAGTTTGTGAAGCAGAAGAAGGTTTTCCTGAGCAGTGGATGGCTGTCCTGAGTATTGACCATCCAGGTGCTTAAAAGCTAGATCCTttgttctgattggtcagacCAAGAAGAAAGGCGGAGTCTTATTGCAGTTGAATTGAAAATTTAAAGTATGAATAGCCGAGaggttcttcttctgtgtttatgAGAGTTTATGTGCCACCAGAATGTAACATATTTCACAGTGAACAGATTCCCCTGATGTTTTGACCATCACTAGTCTTGATGGTTCCTGATTGGTTAAAACGGCATGTTTGATCACAGTTGAGTGGACAGTTACAAGCGCCAGTGGGGTTCAGCTTCATCCTTAGTGTTATGGTCTCAGAGAACAAGGCAGGAGTGTGATTGATCAGTAAAGGAGGGTGGGCGGGGTTTTGTGTATCCTGAGCGTCTGGATTGAGGAGAGGATTTTCTTTTGATGGCCAGCGAGGGTCACGCCCACTCTGAGCAGGTCTctatggaaacacacagaggatgaGTTTACTATTCATGAAAAATATGTCAGCGTAACATTTAATCTACCAGGAAAGACGATGTGTATGTATCACATTTCTTGCAGATGAAACTGTGTTAACACAAAGTGCATGTATCTTCATGTGCAGTATATGTTTGTAAGACTCACTCTGTGTTGAGCTGGGAAACGATGTCCAGGCTGCTGAAGCCAGCCTGCAGGAAGCTCTGCTCGTATCGCTCCATCTTTATTGCTCGAAGCCACTCAGAGACTGAAGCACAGgccgagagaggaggagggacacGCTGGTCTAACAGAGGCTGGGACggactgagagacagacaggcacacagacagacatgcagacagaatTATATTCTGGAAGATTGAAAGACGTAAACAGAGACAGGCGAGCAGTTCATCCAGTGTGACATCAGCTGAAGGTTTACAGTGTAAACAGTTTGATGACTTGTCTCTACTTGCAGTGTTTGGTGCACGTCTCTCTGTCTGAAAAATGTCtcatgtttggatttgtttttttaagaagaagctGGCTTCATCTTGGCGCAGATATTACACACCTGACCTTTGTTTTTGGGTAAGGTTATGGTAAGTAAAACAATAAGCTAAAAAGATGCTCTATAACTACACAAGATAAATAGTTGGAAGTCAGGATTTGTCAAATTTTAGACAATTCAAATCTTTGCAAAAGAATGCAACacaacagacagacacgcagacgGACAGGATATTATTACATTCTGAATTTTAATCCAGGAATGTGAACTTTTTTGCACCTGCTTATGTAAACAGCTCAGTCTGTGTAAACATCTGTCAATCACACAGCTggccccctgcacacacacactcacacacgcacacacacaaacaccaaacatgtgtgtgattgcctttgtgtctgctgcagactatgacctctgacctctgaacCCCAGCAGCTGGTGCATGACATTcctcacctgtcaatcacgccctccctccctccatcttttccttAATGAGATGTATCAACAAGACTCACCTCGGCCCCTCGGAGTGCATCACCTTCAGGGAAGCTGGGTTTCGGATCAGCCTATCCAGCGAGGCGACCACATCACAGAACCTCGGCCGGTTAGCTCGTTCCTTCTGCCAGCAGTCCAACATGAGCGAATGCAGAGAGGAGGGGCAGTCAGGGGGTGGGGGCAAACGGTAGTCCTGCTCTATGGCGTTAATAACCTGAGCGGgcgagacaggtgagagacattTATATTAGATAACAGTTTTGTAAAtctatttatttgattaaaacaaCAGGAGGTCAGTGTGTACATGATCCTGACTAAAATGATCTCAGATTAAAACCATGACAGAAAAAGCATAGAATGACTACTAATGTGAGTCGTCATTTTCTCCTTAAATACATCTTGAACATTAACCACTAAAACtatgtgtcatgtttttcttacgTCCTGGTTGCTCATGTCCCAATATGGCCGCTCTCCGTATGACATCACTTCCCACATGACGATGCCGTAACTCCACGCATCGCTTGCTGATGTGAATTTCCTGGACGTCATCAAAAATAATCACTTTTATTAATTACtgtaacatacatttaaaataattttaattagTGTACTTTTACCTGCAGTATCAATACTCACCTGTAGGCAATGGCTTCAGGAGCTGTCCAGCGAATGGGAATCTTTCCTCCCTGAGAAGTGAAAGCAAGTCAGCTTGTGGAATATAATGAGTTCTTCATGAAGACAATATTACATTAACTTATAAAAggtattgagaaaaaaaacaaggaccaAAAACAAGACCCTGAGGGACTCCAGGAGGAGGACCCAATCAgaacacagcacagcacagcttTTATCCACAGAACTTTGTTTCAGCTAGAACAGCATGGGTAATAATTCAAACACTTCAGATTGCTAACCAGTTAGCATGCTAGTTAGCCTTATTCGGAGACTCACCAGAGAGCTGGTGTAGGTGGGGTCAGAGGAGTTCTCAGTCAGGAACCGGCTCAGACCAAAGTCTGACACCTGAGAAACAAGCAAAGACTGTAAGAGAGGGatgacagacaggtgagcaggtaGACAGTTGGGCAGACTGTCTCACCTTACAGACCAGGTTGGAGTTGACCAGGATGTTTCGAGCTGCCAGGTCTCTGTGTACGAAGCTCATGTCAGACAGATACTTCATCCCCGCCGCTATCCCACGAAGCATCCCCACAAGCTGGATGGTGGTGAACTGTCCATCGTTCATCTGCAGACAGACGGGTTGACATTGAgacatgcagagagacagacaggtaaacaaagagACAGACGGGTAGTCAGGGAGCTGTCTCACCCTCAGGAAACTGTCGAGGGCTCCGTTCTCCATGAACTCGGTGAGGATCATGACGGGGCAGGACGTGGTGATCACGCCCTCCAGGTGGATAATGTTCGGGTGCTGGAACTGACCCATGATGGAGGCCTCCGACAGGAAGTCCCGCCTCTGCTTGTCCGTGTACCCACCCTTTAGAGTCTTGATGGCCACGTAGTTCTCCTTCCTGCCTGGTACCCTGAGCCGACCACGACACACCTCGCCAAACTCACCTGGACAGGTACATTAAAGGGCTATATTAGATCATCAGAAGCACAGCAGGAGAGGACCCAGAAGTGGACCCTGGGGGACTCCACAACAGGGGGGTCTGCCATTAAGGTCTTTTTGAGCATAAAACCTTTATTTCCTGCACTTTGGTTCATTCCTATTCACAGTctcttttttatacatttgtaaCTCATTGTCCCTGTAACCATAGTAACTCACTGTTCCTCTAAAATAGTTACTTACTGGTTCTGAAAACCATACAAGCTCACTGTCCGTATAAACTAAATTAACTCGCTGTCCCTGTAAACCATAGGAACACACtggccctattcagactgccgtttaAAGGTCCCTGTGACGTTTGGCCTTCAATATTAATGTTGCTGAGGGGTAATTAGGGAACAAAGTGATCCTTTGGAGTACATTCccaaatgaacacaaacagccaagaTGGTTCACTGCTGTCCTTTAAAATCAAACTAACACCATCTTACATCCCCACGAGTAATTTAATTTGACTTATCAGATAATAGAATCTGGAACTGAGGAAGAATCCCATCCCTGGTTCAGTGAACAAGATCCATGTGTTCAAACTGGAGAggtgtactgtccctttaaggctTATTAACACATACcaacacctccacacacacacacacacacacgcatctgtgtgtgtgtgtgtgtgtaagcctgACTGTGCTGAAAACTTTACACTCTTGTTACCGCGGTAACTGCTATCCAGTTACATCTGACTAATGCCATCATTAGAGAGTACTACTGTTTACTGTTACAgtggctaacacacacacacacacacacacacacacacacacacacacacacacacacacacacacacacacacacacacacacacacacacacacacacacacacacacacacacacacacacacacacacacagtgtttactTTAATAAAACAGGATTCGTGTAGGAGCTCCAATCTGTACAATGTTTTTACAGCGTGATCACAGATATTTTGTGCTGATGGGAAAGTTAACGTTCTCCTTTCAAGGGTCAAAGGTCGCTAAGTCACCTGGCAGACATTACAGAACAAACCTTCCCTTAATACCCACCTGTGTGTTTCTATGCAGGAACAAACCTAAAAGTGCTCACACCTGAGAGGTTGCAGAGTTATCTAAGTTACATCACTGGATTCACGAGTTCCTCAAAGTCCTAAAAAGGTTGTGTTTCCTAAAAgttcccctcccctctccctcccctctccctcccctctccctcccctctcccactGGTCAGAGGTCACATGAGTAACATCGTTCTGTGCCCGAGTAAACACAGATTGGGATTTTTTGTACGACATTTTCAAAGGTTCTTGAAATCCTAAAAAATCCTTCAAAGATTTCAAAGTTCATCGAGCATCCTGAAAAGTTCCTGATGTGTCTCAcctgctccgatcacctcctcgATCTTCACAAAGGACGCCTCGATCTCTTTGGCGAACTCCCTCACCGCCTCGTTAGGGTCCTCGTAGGTAAACGGGTCGATGTACACCTTCATCGCTATGACaaccacatcatcatcatcatcagtgcaCAGGTACTTAAATCTAATTGGTTGACATAAAACTGTGACAGTGTTTGGCTGAAACTCACTCTGTCCCATCTGGTAGTGTCCACTCTTATCGTTCAAGTCTGAGtccctcgctctcctcctgatgagagagagagagagagagaaagagagaaagagagaaagagagaaagagagagaaagagagaaagagagaaagagagagagagagagagagaagagagagacagagagagagagagaagagagagagagagacagagagagagagagagagagagaaagagagagagagaagagagagagagagagagaagagagagacagagagagagagagaagagagagagagagacagagagagagagaaagagagaaagagagaaagagagagagagagagaagagagagagagacagagagagagagacagagagagagagagagaagagagagagagacagagagagagagagagagagagagacagagagaaagagagagagagaagagagagagacagagagagagagagagacagaaagagagagagggagaaagaaatggACAGGTCTTTAGTttttcagcagctgcaggattCTTTATTTCccgtgagacacacacacacacacacacacacacacacacacacacacacgcacacagacacacacacactcctttcttttctctctctcaggaaTGTtattatctctctctatctctctctcagagtGTCGAGTTTCTCCGTCTTAATATAGTCGACGTGTCCCaccctgctctgtgtgtgtgtgaacctgaGGTCAGTGTTTCATTGTTCTGTCGAGGCCAGCAGGGAGGGAGcatcctgaacacacacacacacacacacacacacacacacacacacacacacacacacacacacacacacacacacacacacacacacacacacacacacacacacacacacacacacacacacacacacacagctctgctctGTAGAGAGCGGTGAGCTGACATGTTGACTGTTGTTGTCACGATACGAGTTTAAaacttctctccctctctctgtctctctctctccctgtctctctctctctctctgtctctctgtctctctctctctctctctcgctctcgctccctctctctctctctctctccctctctctctgtctctctctctctctctctccctcttcctccctctctctctctctctccctccctccctccctctctctctgtctctctctctcttcctctctctctcttcctctctctctccctccctccctccctccctccctctctctctcttcctctctctctctctccctccctccctccctctctctctctctcacctgtaaCAGTACAGAGCAACCATCACCACAGCAACGAGCAGCAGTATCCCCATGGAGACGAGAACTCCTGTCAGCACCATCTGTGAGTGACCCACACcttcaatacaaacaaacaaacaaacaaacaaacaaacaaacaaacaaacaaacaacatcagcGACAGGTTTTAGGGTAAAAACATAATTCACAAAACGTCTTCCCTGTAAGTCCAACCGCTGGTTCCTCTAAACGCTCTAAACACGGCATCGTCTTACCATCGGGCAGCGTGTTGAAGCTGCTCGCCGCGCTGAACGATCCGTACCCGGCCTGCGAGCGAGCGCGGACCTGAACCTCGTACTGCACCGCCCTCTGCAGTCCCGacagcaccacagaagaagaccGGCTGGACACGTACTGCCACTGCCCCGCCTCCTCGCCCTCCTGAAGCGTGTAAGCAtgacagaggtcaaaggtcacatcagATCTGTGTTAAATATTAAGATCAATAATATGCCAAATGTTGGGTGTCAAGGACTTCTGTATGCGTTACCGTGGTAACAGAGACCTTTGGGCTGTAGCGGAGCTGGTAGTCCAGGATCTGGTACTGACTCTGCACGGCCGGGACGGTCCACTCTACAGACAGACTGCTCTCTGAGGCCGCCGCCCTCCTCAGGCCGACCACCGCGGGaggaactacacacacacacagacttcagAGTTCATACACTCCATCAAACAGGTGTAAGGCATTCTGGGTAATGTAGTGTCTGTAAGTGATGAGTACCGTCTTTGCTGGTGGTGACGTTAACTCTGTCGGAGGccggctctgattggctgagatcAGAGACGCCGTTCAGTGATTGGACGGTGAAGGTGTACTTGTCGTGCGAGCGGAGCCCCCAGACGACAACGCGGCGCCGAGTGAGACCCTGCTGTGCGGGCCGGTACAGGACgctgtcatcacatggggaGCAGGAAGCAGCCAATCCCTGAGGAGGAGAACAGAGTGGGTGGAGTCAGAATCTGAATTACTGGCCTAACTTGTAAAATTGGTATATTCTAACTGGTCGGTCTATGTCTCACTGGTCATACTGGTTACCTTGGTAACAGAGGTGGATCCGCAGCGGGAGCAGAGGACGGTGTAGGTCAggtctcctcgtcctcctcggtCCAGCGGCTCGCTCCACTCAAGAGTCACAGAGGAGTCGTTGATCTGACTCACGATGGAGCGTGGAGCAGAGGGGgggcctggggggggggggggggggggggacgacagACAGACATCAGACACCAGCCATGAGACCCTGAGTTCGGACTCACAGGCTCTGTTCTAACTAAGACCCTGAGTCCAGACTCACAGGCTCTGTTCTAACTAAGACCCTGAGTCCAGACTCACAGGCTCTGTTCTAACTAAGACCCTGAGTCCAGACTCACAGGCTCTGTTCTAACTAAGACCCTGAGTCCAGACTCACAGACGGGAAAGAGcacaagaaacttttttttttttcagttatttttacgTGCAGACaaactattaaaaaatatttttcttttgaatcaGACAGAATGATGGAGGTCTGACagataaaacacactgaaacctgaaacacacaaacacacacacacacacacacacacacacacacagagttaatgAGCCCATTCATTTGGCCTAATTGTCGTTGCCCGGGGGGATGTAGTTAAAGGGGCGTGTGTAGCAGCAGGCAGACGGTCTAAtggagctggtgtgtgtgtgtgtgtgtgtgtgtgtgtgtgtgtgtgtgtgtgtgtgtgtgtgtgtgtgtgtgtgtgtgtgtgtgtgtgtgtgtgtgtggtcaggaTGTATTTAAGAGTTCATGTAGAGTAAGATGTGGGCGATATGTCAGAACAATATTTATACTTCTTGGAGAAACAGAACCTGCAGACCACAGGaaccctgatgatgtcacagtgatgtcacaaaggtCTGTTCTTTTTAACATTAAAGGAAAACACTCTTCAGGTGAAGCTACAGCGTTCTGTCCGTCCCCTCTGAGTGACAGTTTCACCGTCTCTAACGAGTCGGCAGGATTCTGTCTCGCTACCGCGCTTTATGGTAACCTTACTCATCGACCTCCTAAATTCAAACTTGGTCTGAACGACCTGTGGAGTAAAGGTTTTTTTCAAAAGTACATAATGATAAAACGGTCTTACGGGTGCAGGCAGAGTGCGGCGGGTCAGAGTCAGCTCGGTGGTAACCATGGTGACACAGGCAGTAGGCAGAACCTGGGATCCGAGTGTCGCTATTGGCCGGACATGGGCTGCACCCACCAGGTCCTGACCCGGCCTTAAACTGGCCCGATGGacaggctgcagagaaacacggggttagcattagcattagcatctcAAACGAGACctgaaaaacacataaacacataaaagccTTAAGCTAAACATgggactgagtgtgtgtgtgtgtgtgtgtgtgtgtgtgtgtattctgcaGACAGGAAGGGGAACATCACAGAGACAATgagggacaggaagtgaccttGACTTCGACAGGATGTGGAAAGTGCTgccatgatgtcatcactgcCATCTCCCGCCAAgagacatctctctctctctctctgtctctctctctctctctctgtctctctgtctctctctctctctctctctctctctctctctctctctggcagcAGCAGTTGATCTCTGACCTCTTCACTCAGTCGGGCTATTGCTTCCAacaaccccacccccaccccatccgtgtgtgtgtctgtgtgtttgtccatgGGGGGTTCACCAGaggcaacccccccccccccccccccatgctggTGTCGCTGCTGCAGCACCTCCTGGTTGCAGtcagctgacctctgacctcacagAGAATAACAGGAAACTTCgacatccaaacacacaggcaggagTGATTTCtcagagggggcggggcttactGAAAATGTCTCCCGATAGTCTGAAGTGGTTTAATTTATCAGCGTATATGTAAGAGATGCACCTGGCTTCCCAACCTGCATTCCTtctaatgaccagcagggggcgtttACACTGGTAGTTAAAACAGTCTGATTGTATGTTCCTACTTACtaccctcagtaaacatttagAGTCATAGGGACCAGTAAGAGGGGAGGGGTTAGGGGCGGGGCTACCTGGGATTTATAGTTGCGATCATAGTTGAATGCGACAGCCGAGAGAGAGATACTAATATGGTTCTTAAAAAACTAGAGGACTAGTTCAGGGCTGGCATTGGGTCCACCTtggaatctgattggccactccAGGTGTCGCCCCCACACCCTCGCCTATGATTGGCTATTAAAATACTTTACCTGCCATTTTTATTGACTGATATCTCGTGGCATAGTGAATAACTTGAATGTCACTCTCAATACTGTCAGGtcagggtttttaaaaaaattattattataattttttattattataattttttttaaaattattattattataatttttttttttaaagataaccGTCTCACCTCGACATCGCACGTCACTGTCGCCCGCCTCGTACCCAGGGCGACACGCACAGCTGGATGACGGCTGCCCGACCCACTGCCCGTCCTCACcgcagagcatgctgggaggcCGAGACTGCTCGCCAGGCGGAGTCACGGcgttctccacacacacaccctgagcctgcgcacacacacacacacacacacacacacacacacacacacacacacacagattaaagcaggtgaactcagaaactaaactcagaaatgTCTGAAGTATGATTGATTGTTTTAAGTCACCTGCTC is a window from the Labrus mixtus chromosome 23, fLabMix1.1, whole genome shotgun sequence genome containing:
- the LOC132958082 gene encoding ephrin type-B receptor 4b-like isoform X2 — protein: MEAVRGVRAPEAAGRASSCGLLLLLLPLLLLTCCTGEEEVLMNTKWETSDLRWTTYPAEDPQWDEASGLDDEMNSVRTYVICTPESPSSYWLRTRWIPRKAATTLYVEIRFTMTECAGQNHRHCKETFNLFYYQSDSDEATPTHPSWMENPYTKVSTVAADHLLPTTCCREKRSNVKLMRLEPLRGAGLYLAFQSQGTCMALLSVRVFYRKCPSLRRSFASFPETVPHSLVEQAQGVCVENAVTPPGEQSRPPSMLCGEDGQWVGQPSSSCACRPGYEAGDSDVRCRACPSGQFKAGSGPGGCSPCPANSDTRIPGSAYCLCHHGYHRADSDPPHSACTRPPSAPRSIVSQINDSSVTLEWSEPLDRGGRGDLTYTVLCSRCGSTSVTKGLAASCSPCDDSVLYRPAQQGLTRRRVVVWGLRSHDKYTFTVQSLNGVSDLSQSEPASDRVNVTTSKDVPPAVVGLRRAAASESSLSVEWTVPAVQSQYQILDYQLRYSPKEGEEAGQWQYVSSRSSSVVLSGLQRAVQYEVQVRARSQAGYGSFSAASSFNTLPDGVGHSQMVLTGVLVSMGILLLVAVVMVALYCYRRRARDSDLNDKSGHYQMGQTMKVYIDPFTYEDPNEAVREFAKEIEASFVKIEEVIGAGEFGEVCRGRLRVPGRKENYVAIKTLKGGYTDKQRRDFLSEASIMGQFQHPNIIHLEGVITTSCPVMILTEFMENGALDSFLRMNDGQFTTIQLVGMLRGIAAGMKYLSDMSFVHRDLAARNILVNSNLVCKVSDFGLSRFLTENSSDPTYTSSLGGKIPIRWTAPEAIAYRKFTSASDAWSYGIVMWEVMSYGERPYWDMSNQDVINAIEQDYRLPPPPDCPSSLHSLMLDCWQKERANRPRFCDVVASLDRLIRNPASLKVMHSEGPSPSQPLLDQRVPPPLSACASVSEWLRAIKMERYEQSFLQAGFSSLDIVSQLNTEDLLRVGVTLAGHQKKILSSIQTLRIHKTPPTLLY
- the LOC132958082 gene encoding ephrin type-B receptor 4b-like isoform X1, with protein sequence MEAVRGVRAPEAAGRASSCGLLLLLLPLLLLTCCTGEEEVLMNTKWETSDLRWTTYPAEDPQWDEASGLDDEMNSVRTYVICTPESPSSYWLRTRWIPRKAATTLYVEIRFTMTECAGQNHRHCKETFNLFYYQSDSDEATPTHPSWMENPYTKVSTVAADHLLPTTCCREKRSNVKLMRLEPLRGAGLYLAFQSQGTCMALLSVRVFYRKCPSLRRSFASFPETVPHSLVEQAQGVCVENAVTPPGEQSRPPSMLCGEDGQWVGQPSSSCACRPGYEAGDSDVRCRACPSGQFKAGSGPGGCSPCPANSDTRIPGSAYCLCHHGYHRADSDPPHSACTRPPSAPRSIVSQINDSSVTLEWSEPLDRGGRGDLTYTVLCSRCGSTSVTKGLAASCSPCDDSVLYRPAQQGLTRRRVVVWGLRSHDKYTFTVQSLNGVSDLSQSEPASDRVNVTTSKDVPPAVVGLRRAAASESSLSVEWTVPAVQSQYQILDYQLRYSPKVSVTTEGEEAGQWQYVSSRSSSVVLSGLQRAVQYEVQVRARSQAGYGSFSAASSFNTLPDGVGHSQMVLTGVLVSMGILLLVAVVMVALYCYRRRARDSDLNDKSGHYQMGQTMKVYIDPFTYEDPNEAVREFAKEIEASFVKIEEVIGAGEFGEVCRGRLRVPGRKENYVAIKTLKGGYTDKQRRDFLSEASIMGQFQHPNIIHLEGVITTSCPVMILTEFMENGALDSFLRMNDGQFTTIQLVGMLRGIAAGMKYLSDMSFVHRDLAARNILVNSNLVCKVSDFGLSRFLTENSSDPTYTSSLGGKIPIRWTAPEAIAYRKFTSASDAWSYGIVMWEVMSYGERPYWDMSNQDVINAIEQDYRLPPPPDCPSSLHSLMLDCWQKERANRPRFCDVVASLDRLIRNPASLKVMHSEGPSPSQPLLDQRVPPPLSACASVSEWLRAIKMERYEQSFLQAGFSSLDIVSQLNTEDLLRVGVTLAGHQKKILSSIQTLRIHKTPPTLLY